From Herbiconiux flava, one genomic window encodes:
- a CDS encoding N-acyl homoserine lactonase family protein, with protein MTDSTITVTPVRVATLLAGEERLPVYVHLVAHPDGLILVDTGLTELHPAAADMDPQLEPLTEQGLDLSRVTAVVNTHLHFDHCGGNHLFAGRPVYVQRRELTDARTLEDYTIREWVDAPGVEYVEVDGELELLPGVRLLPAPGHTPGSQIVVVDTPQGLVAIVGDTAVWSGELDSPTTEGQRLVRSLAPRRAWLAHQTEPWTPTP; from the coding sequence TGACCGACAGCACCATCACCGTCACCCCCGTCCGCGTCGCCACGCTCCTGGCCGGGGAGGAGCGGCTGCCCGTGTACGTGCACCTCGTCGCGCATCCCGACGGCCTGATCCTCGTCGACACCGGACTGACCGAGCTGCACCCCGCAGCGGCCGACATGGACCCGCAGCTGGAGCCGCTGACCGAGCAGGGACTCGACCTCTCGCGCGTCACCGCCGTCGTCAACACCCACCTGCATTTCGACCACTGCGGCGGCAACCACCTGTTCGCGGGCCGGCCCGTCTACGTGCAGCGCCGCGAGCTCACTGACGCCCGCACCCTCGAGGACTACACGATCCGCGAGTGGGTCGACGCCCCGGGCGTCGAGTACGTGGAGGTCGACGGCGAGCTCGAGCTGCTCCCCGGCGTGCGCCTGCTCCCTGCCCCCGGCCACACCCCGGGCTCCCAGATCGTGGTCGTCGACACCCCGCAGGGCCTGGTCGCGATCGTCGGCGACACCGCGGTCTGGTCGGGCGAGCTCGACTCCCCCACCACCGAGGGCCAGCGCCTCGTGCGCTCGCTCGCCCCGCGCCGCGCCTGGCTCGCGCACCAGACCGAACCCTGGACCCCCACCCCCTAG
- a CDS encoding VOC family protein, producing MIGTLDVVVLDCPDTQALARFYAELIGGEIVQDDPDWAEVLPPGATGRPLLAFQLVDDYRAPEWPGQLVPQQIHLDVKVDDLDAGEQAVLAIGAAATGSVTETFRVYLDPAGHPFCLVAPND from the coding sequence ATGATCGGAACCCTCGACGTCGTCGTCCTCGACTGCCCCGACACCCAGGCCCTCGCCCGGTTCTACGCCGAGCTGATCGGGGGCGAGATCGTCCAGGACGATCCCGACTGGGCCGAGGTGCTGCCGCCCGGCGCGACCGGCCGCCCGCTCCTCGCGTTCCAGCTGGTCGACGACTACCGGGCGCCCGAGTGGCCGGGTCAGCTGGTCCCGCAGCAGATCCACCTCGACGTCAAGGTCGACGATCTCGACGCCGGCGAACAGGCCGTGCTCGCGATCGGGGCGGCGGCGACGGGGTCGGTCACCGAGACGTTCCGGGTGTATCTCGATCCGGCCGGGCATCCGTTCTGCCTCGTCGCGCCGAACGACTGA
- a CDS encoding helix-turn-helix domain-containing protein yields MNETRIITLRRERGWTQEKLAAESGVAVRTVQRLEGGQDASLETLSMVAKALGVTVGELFTAVSDVDFGAAVGALDDRSAVQQAQRDSAVSGYRSLYTGVGILLTFVVIVLVATQIVPGIAFLAIGAYWAAGSLFARFLLNSVINPRLDAKYPLSSARRR; encoded by the coding sequence ATGAACGAGACACGCATCATCACCCTCCGCCGGGAGCGCGGCTGGACCCAGGAGAAGCTAGCCGCCGAGAGCGGCGTCGCCGTCCGCACCGTGCAGCGGCTGGAGGGTGGCCAGGACGCCAGCCTCGAGACGCTCTCGATGGTCGCCAAAGCCCTCGGCGTCACCGTCGGCGAGCTCTTCACCGCGGTGTCCGACGTCGACTTCGGGGCGGCCGTCGGCGCCCTCGACGACCGTTCGGCCGTGCAGCAGGCGCAGCGTGACTCCGCGGTCAGCGGCTACCGCTCGCTCTACACGGGTGTGGGCATCCTGCTCACCTTCGTGGTGATCGTCCTGGTCGCCACACAGATCGTGCCGGGTATCGCGTTCCTGGCGATCGGCGCGTACTGGGCGGCCGGGAGCCTGTTCGCCCGCTTCCTGCTGAACTCCGTCATCAATCCGCGCCTCGACGCGAAGTACCCGCTCTCGAGCGCCCGGCGGCGCTGA